A section of the Rhipicephalus sanguineus isolate Rsan-2018 chromosome 11, BIME_Rsan_1.4, whole genome shotgun sequence genome encodes:
- the LOC119374952 gene encoding sulfotransferase 1B1, which yields MSNIMRLLGIRTRNRNDDGYLCKLTLNVDDQVEEPVCSSRDAVVTAGPPTGPVELEYVVDGLPVPPKAFNVEVVRDALRYRARPSDVFVATYPKSGTAWLQRIVWTLLNLDRIDEGVPSLMDTMTRHMSFLELVGRRMVEALPEPRVIKHHLPFWLSPYHPLAKYVVLVRNPFDCVVSFYYHCRAEPSVGLPPGVVTFDDFFERFVEGRVPFGSYFDHVLSWYARRNDSNVLFLHYETLRERPATVTLEIADFLDDGVASRLRGDERLLRYVVDRTSAGCLKTGHLLVSTPSSGRSAAGAVRSRSRRGEPLDKISTKCIREGDIEEWKRLFKPDQMRRLRQLCEERLKGTKMWYTWQKWFE from the exons ATGTCGAACATCATGCGACTGCTCGGCATCCGTACAAGAAACCGAAACGACGACGGATATCTCTGCAAACTGACTCTCAACGTCGACGACCAAGTTGAGGAGCCAGTCTGCTCTTCTCGTGATGCGGTCGTGACCGCCGGACCCCCGACTGGTCCAGTCGAGTTGGAGTACGTCGTTGACGGTCTTCCGGTACCACCGAAGGCCTTCAACGTCGAAGTGGTACGCGATGCTCTCCGGTACCGGGCGCGACCGAGCGACGTTTTCGTGGCTACGTACCCGAAGTCGGGTACTGCGTGGTTGCAGCGCATCGTCTGGACGCTCCTGAACCTGGACAGAATAGACGAAGGAGTACCGTCCCTAATGGACACCATGACCCGGCACATGTCATTCCTGGAGCTC GTTGGCCGAAGGATGGTTGAAGCGCTGCCCGAGCCCCGAGTCATCAAGCACCACCTGCCGTTCTGGCTGTCGCCGTACCATCCGCTGGCGAAATACGTCGTGCTCGTGCGAAACCCGTTCGACTGCGTCGTCTCCTTCTACTACCACTGCCGAGCGGAGCCGTCCGTGGGCCTCCCACCGGGCGTCGTCACGTTCGACGACTTCTTCGAGCGGTTCGTCGAGGGCCGCGTACCGTTCGGATCGTACTTCGACCACGTCTTGTCCTGGTACGCCCGCCGCAACGACTCTAACGTGCTGTTCCTCCATTACGAGACGCTCAGGGAACGTCCGGCCACCGTGACGCTCGAGATCGCGGACTTCCTTGACGACGGCGTCGCCTCGAGGCTCCGCGGAGACGAACGACTCCTACGGTACGTGGTCGACCGGACGTCGGCCGGCTGTCTTAAGACCGGCCACCTTCTCGTATCGACTCcttcatccggtcgcagcgctGCTGGTGCGGTAAGGTCGCGCTCAAGACGTGGGGAACCGTTGGACAAGATTTCTACAAAGTGTATTCGCGAGGGTGACATTGAAGAATGGAAGCGACTCTTCAAGCCAGATCAGATGCGGCGCTTACGGCAGCTATGCGAAGAAAGGCTCAAAGGCACGAAGATGTGGTACACGTGGCAGAAGTGGTTCGAGTAA